Part of the Bacillus andreraoultii genome is shown below.
TTTTCTTAAAAAGTCTTTATGTTCTTTTGGATGAAGTAAGGGAATTTCTCTTACTCTCACTTGAGGTGCACAACATACATCAAGTGGTTTCTTACTACCACAATCACAAAAAACTAGTTTCTTCATTAGATTGATAAAAACCTCCATTACAAATTTATTCATTTCAAAAGCGACAATTCCACTTACATCTGGGAAAATTTTCAGAGAAAAAAGTAGACAATTGCTAGGATAAAAATGAAAGTTTTCATAGAATGTTTTTCATAGTGCAGGGGACGAAGTGATAAGTAGTAGGGGAAAAGTGTAAAAAGAAGATAATGCTAATGTTTAATTTCAACACGAATGAATAAAATCCTTCTTCGTTTGTAAAATTTTTATTTGTAGCGAGCTTATTTATAAAAATAAAGGCGAGCACGATGGATACTCGCCTTGTTATCCTAACTACGATGTTGCACGAGATCAATTGCTCCTAAAACAATATGTGCTAAACCGAAACCAAAAACAGTATTGGCCACTGTTTTATTCGTTCCGGTTCTTTGTTTCAGAGCATAAACAGTCGCTGTTACAGCAGAACCGAGTACGGTTGGAATTAAGCCTTCACGAATGTTCAAGCGAATCCCTCCACATCATAGTTAGTCGGTGTAGAAAATATGCACCTTTTTTAATATGCCAAAAAGGGATGAAATTATGTGTACCGGATCTGTTTTGAAAAAATTTTTTAACTTATTTATCTATAACGATTGCCAAATATGTATGAAAAAATATAAGTAGACCTGAATTATTCACAGAAATTCAGAAACTTATTATAACTTATGGATTACCAAGCCTTTTCGGCTTTATTGTAATTCATTAAAAAAATGAAAAAAGAATCCATTTCTGTTAAAGTTAAAGTAACCAAAACAAAAACCAAACAGAAAGGACTCTTTATATGGTTACTTTAACGCAAAAAACACTTGATTTCAATCATAAAATTAAATTGTCAAATGATGGAGGTTCTCTTTCCTCCGATACAGGTGAGTTTCTTTTTAGAGAATTCGATGAAAAAATTGGTTTTTCAAAGACTTTAGTTAAGTACTTGAGACTTAACGATTCAAGGAAATATTATCTTCATTCAAATGAAAACTTGTTACGTCAAAAAGTCTATCAAATCATTGCCGGGTATGCGGAAGATGATGCGGCTGATCAGTTGACTCATGATCCTGTGTTTAAGGAAATCATTGAAACTCCAACACTTGCTTCCCAGCCCAGTTTGTCTCGCTTTTATACACGATTTGATAAAGATTCAATTGAACAATTAAATCTGGCTAACCAAGAAATGCTTGATAAGATTCATTGTTTTCGACAATCGAAAGAGTTATTTATCGACTTGGATTCGACTCATTCGGATACATATGGGGACCAAGAATCTTCGTCATATAATACTCATTATGGCACGATGGGTTTTCATCCATTAGTCGCCTTTGATGGTGCGACTGGTGACTTTTTGAAAGCACAACTCCGTCCCGGAAATGTTTATACATCAAATGGTGTGGTGGAATTTATTCGGCCTCTCATTAAACATTATAACGAAATGTTTCCGGAAACTACCCTGTTTCTTCGTGGAGATAGTGGGTTTGCTGTTCCGGGATTATACGATCTGTGTGAAGAAGAATCTGTTTTGTATATTATTCGGTTGAAATCGAATTCACAACTACAAAGTTTAGCGAAGGAATACCATCCTTCTTCCGCACCTTTAGATGTTTCCAAGACGGAAACCTATTATGAAGAAACGATTTACCAAGCAAAATCATGGTCAAAACCAAGAAGGGTGATTATTCAATCGGTACGTCCTGCAGGTGAGCTGTTCTTTACCCATTCCTTTTTTGTTACTAACTTTGAATTAGCTTTTCCTCAAGATATCGTCCGAGCTTATCAAAAAAGAGGGACGATGGAAAACTATATCAAAGAAGCAAAAAATGGCTTTTACTTTGATCATATGAATAGCCACGCTTTTCTAGTGAACGAAGTAAAAATGATGTTAACACTTCTTGCATATAATTTGACCAATTGGTTACGAACTCTTTGTTTTCCGGAAGGTCAAAAAACTATGCAAATTGATACGATACGTACTCGGTTAATTAAAGCGGCAAGTAAAGTCGTGAAATCAGGCAGATCCCTTTACTTCAAACTATCATCGAGTTTTGTGTATCAAAATTTCTTTTGGGATGTACTGAATCGAATTCAAAAACTACAATTGGAATGACCAATAGAATACTTCTCATAACTGAAAAAAATAAATTTTTCAGTCAAGGGGGAAGTATGCCCAAAATACCAGAGTTGTTCTATTGAAAATTCAGTTATTTTATGAATTGGCTACGGTTCTTAATTAAATACCGTTATGTTCAACTAATTTAACAAATTTTATCAAATGGGATTTGTAGCTATGAATATTTCAGGGTAGAAATTTTTAACCGGTTGAAGGTGAATTATAGTTGTTTAGCGTATTGACATGTTTGAATAAATACAATAAACTAATTTAAAGGGTATTTTGTAAAACAAGATAGTCAATAAAACACATTTTTGTTTTCGTGTTTGAATACCTTGGCTTAGTCTCAAAAAAGGATGGGAAACAGATATAAACCGGTATTCATAACTTTATTCTAGTATCTTGCATTGCCGAATACTTACAAGGAATTTGTATCGGTTTTTTACCCTTTGCTATCTTGTTTAACCATATAGTGCTGCTAGAAGGAGGGGCTTATGTCTTTAAAAAGTCAGTTATTAAAAGGAGTTTTAGATGGATGTATTTTAGCTGTTATTGAAAAAGAACCTGTGTATGGATATGAATTGTCAAAGAAACTTCAGGATGCTGGGCTATTAGATGTGAGTGAAGGGACGATTTATCCAGTATTATTGCGGCTTCAAAAAAATGGCTATATTCGTGGGGAGATGCGACCATCAGAGTCTGGACCAAATCGGAAATATTATTTTTTGACACAAGTTGGGGAGGAAGCGCTGAATGTAATTGCAGAAGAGTGGGAGAAAATTGCTACACCTGTCCAAACATTATTCAATCGGAGGGAAAAAGATGTCAAGTGTGAAAAACTTAATTGAACAAAATAATGAGAAAAGAACGCTGTTAACAAAAGAAAATGAACAATATTATTCTGATTTAATGGTGTATATACGACTTCAATTTCAACTTTCCGAACAGCAGTCAGAGGAAGTGCTAATGGAGTTGTTGGACCACTTGATTGATGGTCAAAATGAGGGAAAGAGTGCTCGAGAAATTTTTGGTGATGACCCAAAAGGTTTTGCCGATGAAATTATTAATCAATTATCACGAGAAGATATGAGAAATACTGTCCCTTTTTACGCACAAATTATAATTAACATACTAGGTATTTCTCTTGTCATTCGGGGAGTCATACTTGGTATTTTAATTCCTTTTGTTGAAGTAAATGAACATGTTTTTCCTGTCACAATACTATTGATTGGCTTCGTCATTTTATTATTTATCGCCATTGTCATTTCAGTAATTTTTCATACGATAAAAGCTTCCTTATTTCAATTTGAAAACGGAAAAAAAGGAAAGTGGAAAGATAGTATGAAAGTCGGATTAGCAGCGGGTACAGGGATGGCACTTGTCATTTTAGCAGCTCGTTTTCTGCCAGATCTTGGACCGAAATTCTTTTTCCCATGGTATATGTCTCTTGTCGTAGGTGCTATCTTTTGGGGTATTGCTCGTGTAGTAAAAAAGCATTTTTCATAGTGCAAGCAAAAAACATCTGACATAGAGAGTAACGATAGAGTTTATGAAAACATGATAATATATAAAACTTGAGTCTTTCCTAAATAATTAGGGATGGCTCTTTATCTTTGAGAGAACCATTCACTTTTTTATCTACTGAACATAGACGTTTCAATACTTTGTCAAATGTGATTTTATTAACGAAATAATAATATGGTAGAATGATATATAAATATAGTTTTTCACTATAACGAACATCGTTAACTTTCTTATCAGGAGGCATTGTTTTGAAAAAGAAACATTGGTTACTAATTACTATAGGCGTCTTAGCAATAATTGGCATTGTTATATATATACTTTTTCATATCGGCTATCTTGGTTCATCAACGATAAAGACGAATAATGAATCCTATGCAATGGGAAAGCAATCTTTACCAATACCAGAAATTTTGGAAGATGAAGATCCAGACCCATCAAAAGCTGCATTTACGATTACAGCTCAAAAAGGAATGACGGAATTTATTGATGGGAGAAAGACGGAGACATTTGGTTATAATGGGAATTACTTAGGTCCAGCGATTCGGGTTCATCGTGGCGTGGAAGTGTCGGTGAAAGTAAAAAACAACTTATCTGAACCGACAACACTTCATTGGCATGGTTTAAAAGTCGATGGAGAGGCTGATGGTGGCCCGCATAATGTTATTGAGCCAGGGGATACGTGGAACCCGCAGTTTACAGTCAATCAACCGGCTGCGACATTATGGTTTCACCCCCATTATTCGCATAAAACTGGCGAACAAGTGTATCGTGGATTGGCGGGTCTTTTTATGATAGAAGATGAAGTTTCAGAATCATTACATCTCCCAAGTGATTACGGGTTTGATGACATTCCTCTTATTATACAAGATCGTCGCTTCGATAAAAATGGACAGTTTGACTATACAATGAAAATGCGTGACACGATGAAAGGGATGTTAGGTGATACGATTCTTGTTAACGGAGCGGTAAATCCATCTACGGAAGTTCCAAAAGGGCTAGTAAGATTACGTGTGTTAAACGGATCAAATGCTAGTGTTTATCAACTTCATGTTGAAAATAACCAACCATTTTACCAAATTGCAAGTGATGGAGGCTTCCTTGAAAAACCGGTTAAAATAACAAAATTAGAACTTAGTCCTGGTGAACGGGCAGAAATTCTAGTTGATTTTTCGACGATGAAAAGTGGAGATACTGTTCGTCTATTAAATAATGATATCGCGTTTCTTAACTTTGTCGTGAACGGTACACAAAAGGAAGTTTACTCAGTACCAAGGAAGTTAACTACTATTGATAAACTGAATCCGAAAGAGGCTGTGAAAACAAGGGAATTTATTTTTCAAGGAATGGGTTCGGGTGTTAGTATTAATGGAAAACAAATGGATATGGACCGAATTGATGAGAAAATTAACTATGGCAGCATTGAAGTTTGGAAGATAAACAACTATACAAATATGCAGCATCCTTTCCATGCCCATGGCGTTCAGTTCCAAATTATTGAACGAAAAGGAAAACGACCAAAGGCAAATGAAGCGGGTTGGAAAGATACGTTTATTGTCCAGCAAGGTGAAAATGTTACGGTTATCGCGAAGTTTGAAAACAAGGGAACGTTTATGTATCATTGTCACATCCTTGAACACGAAGATGCTGGGATGATGGGTCAGTTCCTAGTTGAGTAATTTCCTTGATCAAAGCTTAAACTAATATCTATTATATGGAGACCGTTTGTGTATTTACACAGCGGTCTTTTTCTATTTTTATAGGTATGAATTTTAAGAATTTATGCTATAATGTAGACAAAATTATAATTGGTAAAATTTAATAAAGGTGTTGAAGTGATGATCTATCAACTGAAAGTTATGTTAAAAGAAAGTAAACCACCAGTTTGGCGTCGGATTGAGATACGAGACACAGCGTCTTTTTATGATTTACATAAAGTCATTCAAATTGCATTCCATTGGTATAATAGTCATTTGCATGCATTTAGTATTAGAAAAAGTAATTCTGTCTTAATGGATGACTATTATTCTATTGGTCCTGAGTTAGAGGAAGAAGAAGCTTTTACCCCTCATAAATATAATGAACGAGATCTTCAATTAAAAGACATACTAATAAAAGAAAAAGATCGCATCTTTTATACATATGATTTTGGTGATGACTGGGAGCATGAAGTTTTGTTAGAAAAAATTAGCGAAGAGAAAGAAGGTGTTTATTACCCGCGTTGTACAAAAGTCATGCGTGATGTACCAGAAGAGAATAGTCGTTATATATATTTGCAGACAGGGATTATTACGGATGAAGTGGATTCAAAACAGGTCATGGCTGATATTAATGAAGAACTAGAAGAAGAGTTTACTGGTCGAAGTGTCCAAAGTATGTTTGATGAAGACGATGTTTTTCATATCCGAGAGGACACTCACAACGGTTCAACGTGGGAAGAGCTTATCGATTTAGCAGAGGAATATAAAAATTTAGCACCATGGAAATGGATTGATGATGATCAAATTGTTGTGATTCAAGACCCGGTCACAAGGGAAAATATGTATTGTTCTGTATTAGGTGGGGCCGATATTGAATATGGACTGTCTATATTTATTGGACAAGAAGGTTATCACTATTTGATGAATCTTTTTAATGAACAAATAAAAGATAAACACGACTTTTTACGATTACGAGGAATTTCGTTATATTTTACTGACCGTAATGAGCTTGAAGAATTTGATGTTGATCTTTTAAAACAATATGGCCGTACGTATCGTGGAAAAAAGCAATGGATTCAGTTTCGAAGTTTTAAACCAGGTTATTTTCCGTGGCTATTAGATGAGGAAGAGGCTCGTTTACTATCAGTCGTACTTCGGCAATTAATACCGATTGTTACTTCAGCTTATGAAGATTCTACTTTGCTTGAACCCGGTACTGTTAACTACTTTTCAGCTTCCATAGATGAGGAAACAAAAACGGAAACACTTGAAGAAAGTTCACTACTTGTAAATGAGTTAGAACTACAACAATTAAAACATCAATATAAGAAATTTAATGCTCCGGTTGAGTTCGGTTGTGAATATATCTTTTTTCCAACGCAAATTCAACCAAGTGATCGGCCATTTTATCCTAAACTGATTCTTGGCCTTGATAGAAGAAAACAAATAATTGTGTATCATTATTTGACAGGGGATCCTACAGAGGACTTAGCTAGTATACTCCAACAGTCGGTCGTTGAATTAGTAAAACAATTAAATGGAATTCCACGGGAGCTTTGGATAACAGAAGAAACCGAGAATTTCATTAAACCAGTCGCGAAAAAGTTGAATATTAACCTTCTCGTTGTTGAGCAATTACCATTGTTTGAAAATGCTCGGGAAGAATTGGAAAGAATGATGGCACATTAAGATTAGCGTTTTCTGTTGAATTTTTGATACGGCTAAAATCGATGAGGAAATTCGAGGTTCTTATTGTGGTTCGTGTGTTGCCAAACCACTCACGTATAAACTTAAATCGATCATGGAAGAACATTGCTTAGAGAGTTAATCTCTAAGCTTTTTTCATTTGGTCTCAATGAATGTTGCTTATATTCTAGAAGTCTAGAAGTCTTTTTGTTTCAATCGAATACATATATAAATCAATCATCCTATTAATTTTATTTTTTGACAATTTATCAACATATGATATGATGGGATATGTATATTCAAATATTTAAATATATAAATATAAGAGGATGATGGAGTTGTTTAACAAGTTGCTTTTCAGCGAGCGATTTGAAAGTTACTCGCTACAAGATTTTCAAAAAGATTTCATATCGGGATTAATCGTCGGTGTTATCGCAATTCCTCTCGGGATGGCGTTTGCCATTGCTTCAGGGGTAAAACCTGAACATGGGATTTATACGACTATCATTGCAGGGATTTTAATATCACTTTTCGGAGGTTCACGATTCCAAATTGGTGGGCCAACTGGGGCGTTTATTCCAATTTTATTCGGAGTTGTTATTACGTATGGGTTTGAAAACTTACTCATAGCTGGATTTATGGCAGGGATTATTTTATTATTAATGGGGATTTTTAAACTTGGTTCACTTATAAAGTATATTCCTCGACCGGTAACAATCGGGTTTACAACTGGGATAGCCGTAATCATTTTTGTTGGACAAATTCCTAATTTTCTTGGGCTTTCAGGAGTGAAGAATCAAGAATACTTTATTGATAATGTAAAAGAAATTTGGCTGCATATCTGCTCAATTAATTTATTTAGTATATTGACAGCTTTCATTTGTTTCCTCATGATTATGTTAACGCCAAAGCTGTTTCCAAAAGTGCCAGGTCCGTTAATTGGTCTCGTTGTTTCGACACTTGTTGCTTCATTCTTTTTCCCAAGTAAGGTGGCGACAATTGGCTCAACTTACGGAGGAATTCCAAGTCAATTGCCGAGTTTCCATTTTCCAGAAGTGACGTTTGAAAAAATCCAACTGCTTATGAAACCGGCGTTTGTTATTGCCATTTTAGGAGCAATTGAATCGCTATTATCAGCTGTTGTTGCGGATGGAATGACGAATAAGAAACATAACAGTAATCGGGAGTTAGTTGGTCAAGGAATTGCGAATATTGTTACACCTTTATTTGGTGGTATTCCAGCGACAGGGGCAATTGCCCGTACAGCAACGAATATTAAAAGTGGAGCGGTATCACCTTTATCTGGTATCATTCATGGAGTAGTTGTTCTTATCGTTTTGCTTCTATTTGCACCATTTGCATCGAAAATACCGTTAGCAAGTATGGCACCGATTTTAATGGTAGTAGCTTGGAATATGAGTGAACGTCATGTTTTTATTCATCTGTTAAAAACGAAAACAGGGGACTCCTTTGTATTACTAACAACATTTTTATTAACTGTTTTCATTAATTTAACGGTTGCCGTTCAAGCAGGTCTTGTATTAGCAGTTATCATTTTTATTAAACGAATGAGTGATATAATGGTAATCAAGAAAGCTTTACCGAACTTAGAACATAAAAATAATAAGATTGAAAGTTTAATAGAACCGAATCCTCGTACTTGTCCACAAATAAGTATTTATAATATTGAAGGACCACTTTTTTTCGGGGCAGCTCAAAGTTTTGAACAATCGATTATGAATACAATTAACTATAAACCGAAAGTACTACTTCTCCGTATGGGGAAAGTTCCGTTTATGGATACGACAGGGGCTTCAAATTTTTCGAGTATTGTTAACCACTTTTCCAAAAATGGAACGGTCATCATTTCGGGAATAAAAGAGCAACCGAAACAAGTTTTACAGAAAATGGGTTTATATGATCAAATTGGCGAGGAGAATTTTTTTGCACATACGGGAGATGCCATTGACTATGCACTTACAAAACTTGATCGGGATATATGTGCTGGATGTAAACGATTTGCCTTTAATGAATGTCATGCGTTATCAAAAGAAAGTAAAATCGAACGAGAACATACACACTCCACAGTGACGCAATATTAAAAAATCCATTGTTTTATGATGAGAATGATTGTACAATTCGTAATATGTTAAAAGAACAACGAAACAAAGAGATGAAAAAGGATTGTATATAAGAATACGGATGTGATATTTTCGATGAAGGAGAGGAGCCATTTGGACCAAGATATGCAGACATTTAAATCAGATTTTTTTAAAGCATTGGCACACCCACTTCGAATTAAAATACTCGAAGTTTTAGTAGATGGAGAAAAAAGTGTAAATGAAATCCAAAGTGCAATCGGTAGTGAAGGGTCAGCGGTATCCCAGCAATTAATGATTCTTCGGAGTAAAAATATTGTCGTTGGGGTGAAAGATGGGAATCGGGTTATTTATTCATTACGTGATCCTTTAATCGTTGACTTACTTCGTGTAGCGAAACAAATTTTCAATAACCATTTAGTCAATACGATTCAGTTGCTTGATCAATTAAATAGTGATGCTGAATAAATAGAATTTAAATCAAGGGGTTGTCCAGAGAGTCGTATTTTTGATTTCCGGATGCCCATATTCATGTTTCAAAACCATGATATATCGATATTTTTCATTATCACATTTTTAGGATATCCGCTTTTCAGACAGTCTCTTGATTTTTGTACGAAATAATTATCTTATTGTTAAAATAAGTCAGTAACTACAATCGATAAATAAAAAGAGCCTAAAATTATAGGCTCTTTTTATTTGATTTCGGGACGTATTGGAATATTTCTCCACTATCAAGTAAATCAGTGAACCGGTGGAGCCAATCGTAATAGTCAAGCCATTTTTTTGTCTCCTCTAATAATTGATTCACTTTATGTTCAGTTGTTTCATCTAATTCTTCATGTTCCAATATTGAAAGAAGTTCTTCTTGAAATAGTTTCCCTGTTCGGCGATTTTTCTTTATCATCATTTGCCAATTAGAGGTGATTAAAGAAATAAAAGTTTGGTAATAATCGTGTTCAACATTATAAAGGTCTTTCCTTACCCCTTTTTCAAACACTTTGTAAGCAATATTATGTTCAACCATTTCGCGGACGACTTGGCTCATACGTGTTTTGCTCAATCCGGTTGCCTCTGATAGCGTATCAAGCGTCATTGGTGAACCGTTCATATAAATCGTACCAAGAACTCGTCCAACTGTTGCAGGTATACCAAATATCCGCATATTTTCAGCGATATTTTCAATAATCCTTTCCTCAATATGTGTTATTTTTTGCTGAACCGCCTCAATCAACATGTTCACCCCAACTCTATTTGTAATATCACGATGCACTTTTAATAATTTACCATATTTAATAAAAAAACCAAATGAACTTTGTTGCACCTATCGAAAAGAAGCATTAATACTTTAAAAAGGCAATAAAAACAATTTGTATAAACTATACAATATATAAAATTTATAAACTTTTAATTTTACAAAGTTTATTATACAATAGAATTATCCGTTAAGGAAATATTTTGGAGGTGCAAAATTTTGCTGAAATTTGAACATGTGTCAAAAATTTATAAAGGACAGAAACGAGCTGTAAACAATTTGAATTTGCAAATGAATGAAGGAGAGTTTATTTGTTTCATTGGACCGAGTGGTTGTGGAAAAACGACAACAATGAAAATGATTAATCGGCTCATTGAACCGACAGAAGGAGCAATTTATTTAAAGGAAAAAAACATTATGGAAATGGATCCAGTTGAATTAAGAAGAAAGATTGGCTATGTTATCCAACAAATTGGTTTATTTCCCCATATGACAATTGAACAAAATATTTCTCTTGTTCCACGTCTCCTAAGATGGCCTCTGGAAAAACAGAAAAAACGTGCGAGCGAATTATTATCTCTAGTGAATATGACTTCCGATTATCTTCATCGTTATCCAAGTGAATTAAGTGGTGGTCAGCAACAACGAATTGGTGTACTCCGGGCGCTTGCTGCAGATCAGCCGCTCATTTTAATGGATGAACCTTTCGGTGCGCTTGATCCAATTACACGGGATTCATTACAAACAGAATTGAAAAAACTACAACAAAAATTGAATAAAACAATTGTATTTGTCACCCACGATATGGATGAAGCGATAAAATTGGCGGACCGTATTGTAATAATGAAAGATGGGGAAATCGTACAGTTTGCAACTCCAGATGAGATTTTACGAAATCCAGCAAATGAATTTGTTGAAGAATTTATCGGACGGGAAAGACTTTCTCAAGTTCAACCGCATATACAAACGGTTGATCAAATAATGAACCCTGCGCCAGTAACCGTTACACCAAATGTATTTTTATCTGAGGCGATTCGTCTAATGAAACAAAAACGAGTAGACTCACTTCTTGTTGTTAACCGAAATAATAAATTAGAAGGCTATATTGATTTTGAAATGATTGATCAAAAGCGTTCGCAAGCGAGTCGCGTAGCTGAAGTCGTTGAGAAGGATATATTAAAAGTCGAAACGGGGACATTTGTGCGAGATACGATTCAAACGATTTTAAAACGTGGACTAAAATATGTTCCTGTTGTCGACCATGATGGACGATTAGTCGGTATTGTCACACGTACGAATCTGGTCGATGTTGTTTACGATTCGATTTGGGGAAATGATACAGAAGGAATTGCGCAATAACATTGGAGGGGGAAAATTGGATAGTTTTATTTCATTTATGAATGAAAATGGAGCGGATCTACTATTGAAATCGTGGGAACATATTTATATCTCGCTCATTGCTATTGTAGCGGGAGTTTTAGTTGCCATCCCACTAGGTATCTTATTAACTCGTTTACCAAAAATTGCAAACTTTATTTTAGGTTTGTTAAACGTATTGCAAACAATACCGAGCTTTGCCATTTTAGCCTTGTTTATTCCATTACTAGGTGTAGGAATAATACCTGCTATTGTTGCACTTTTCTTTTATTCACTTATGCCGATTTTGCGAAATACATACATTGGTTTACGTGATGTGAAAAAAGATTTAATCGAAGCAGGGGTTGGTATGGGGATGAATGAATGGGAACGAATTCGCCTTGTCGAATTACCTTTAGCTATCCCGGTCATTATGTCTGGAATTCGTTTAGCCGCTGTTTTCCTTATTGGTTGGGCAACACTCGCCTCTTATATTGGAGCTGGTGGATTAGGTGATTATATTTTTAGTGGGATGAATTTATATAAGCCTGAATTTATTCTTGCCGGTGCGATTCCAGTGACAATACTTGCATTACTGACAGATCTTTTTTTAGGAAAAGTAGAGAATTGGGTAACACCGAAAGGAATACGAAAAACAACAGCCCAAGTATAGGAAGGTGGAACAAGTGTTGAAAAATATAAATAGATTGACAGCTATACTAGTCCTGTCTCTTACTCTATTTTTAAGTGCATGTTCACTTCCTGGTTTAAGTGGTGCACCGAAAAATACAGTTCGAATCGGAACGGTTTTAACGACAGAGACGCAAATATTAGGGCAAATGATTAAACAACTAATTGAACATGAGACGGATTTAGAGGTAACGATGGTAAGTAATTTAGGTTCTTCGATTGTTGCACACCAAGCAATGCTCGATAATCAAGTGGATATTTCAGCTGCCCGTTATACAGGGACAGATCTTGCCGGTGCACTTGAAATGGATCCGGTAAAAGACCCTGATGCGGCACTTAACGTTGTTCAAAAGGAATTTGAAAAACGATGGGATCAGAAATGGTACGACTCTTATGGCTTTGATAATACGTATGCATTTACTGTAACAAAGGAGCTTGCAGAGGAAAAAGGAATCGAAAAAGTTTCTGATTTAGCATCATTGTCGGGTGATTTACGATTTGGTGTAGATAATTCATGGATACATCGGGAAGGAGATGGCTATCAAGGATTTGTTGAGACATATGGATTCCAATTTCCACAAATTTATCCGATGCAAATTGGTTTAGTCTATCAAGCATTAGATCACGATGAAATGGATGTCGTTTTAGCCTATTCAAGTGACGGACGAATTGCGGCTTTTGATTTAAAAATATTAGAAGACGATAAGAAGTTTTTCCCACCGTATGATGCGTCAGCTGTTGCAAGTAATGATATTTTAAGAAAACACCCTGAATTAGATAAAATACTAGAAAAATTAGTTGGGAAAATTGATACAGAAACAATGCAAAGACTAAATTATGAAGCAGATGGGAGAATGCGAGAACCAGCCATTGTTGCACAAGAATTTCTAGAACAACATAATTATTTTGAGGAGGTGGAATAATGAATATTGTGCAAGATTTGCTCGTTTATTATACACAAAATTCGTGGTACGTATGGGAACAGTTTGTTAGACAATTTCTCATGTCTGCCTATGGTGTATTATTTGGTGCCATTGTTGGAATTCCAATCGGGATATTTATCGCCCATCATAATCGATTAAGTCCAGTTATCATTTCTCTCGTGAATGTAATCCAAACAATTCCGGCCTTAGCGATGCTTGCGGTTCTCATGCTTGTTATTGGTCTTGGACCGAATACAGTCGTGTTCGCTCTTTTTCTTTATTCCTTATTGCCAATTATTAAAAATACGTATACTGGAATCCGAAATGTGGATTCGGCAATGCTTGAATCAGGAAAAGGAATGGGCATGACACGGTTTCAAGTGTTACGAATGGTTGAATTACCATTATCATTATCAGTCATCATGG
Proteins encoded:
- a CDS encoding IS1380-like element ISBco1 family transposase — protein: MVTLTQKTLDFNHKIKLSNDGGSLSSDTGEFLFREFDEKIGFSKTLVKYLRLNDSRKYYLHSNENLLRQKVYQIIAGYAEDDAADQLTHDPVFKEIIETPTLASQPSLSRFYTRFDKDSIEQLNLANQEMLDKIHCFRQSKELFIDLDSTHSDTYGDQESSSYNTHYGTMGFHPLVAFDGATGDFLKAQLRPGNVYTSNGVVEFIRPLIKHYNEMFPETTLFLRGDSGFAVPGLYDLCEEESVLYIIRLKSNSQLQSLAKEYHPSSAPLDVSKTETYYEETIYQAKSWSKPRRVIIQSVRPAGELFFTHSFFVTNFELAFPQDIVRAYQKRGTMENYIKEAKNGFYFDHMNSHAFLVNEVKMMLTLLAYNLTNWLRTLCFPEGQKTMQIDTIRTRLIKAASKVVKSGRSLYFKLSSSFVYQNFFWDVLNRIQKLQLE
- a CDS encoding PadR family transcriptional regulator, with translation MSLKSQLLKGVLDGCILAVIEKEPVYGYELSKKLQDAGLLDVSEGTIYPVLLRLQKNGYIRGEMRPSESGPNRKYYFLTQVGEEALNVIAEEWEKIATPVQTLFNRREKDVKCEKLN
- a CDS encoding DUF1129 family protein, translated to MSSVKNLIEQNNEKRTLLTKENEQYYSDLMVYIRLQFQLSEQQSEEVLMELLDHLIDGQNEGKSAREIFGDDPKGFADEIINQLSREDMRNTVPFYAQIIINILGISLVIRGVILGILIPFVEVNEHVFPVTILLIGFVILLFIAIVISVIFHTIKASLFQFENGKKGKWKDSMKVGLAAGTGMALVILAARFLPDLGPKFFFPWYMSLVVGAIFWGIARVVKKHFS
- a CDS encoding plasmid pRiA4b ORF-3 family protein is translated as MIYQLKVMLKESKPPVWRRIEIRDTASFYDLHKVIQIAFHWYNSHLHAFSIRKSNSVLMDDYYSIGPELEEEEAFTPHKYNERDLQLKDILIKEKDRIFYTYDFGDDWEHEVLLEKISEEKEGVYYPRCTKVMRDVPEENSRYIYLQTGIITDEVDSKQVMADINEELEEEFTGRSVQSMFDEDDVFHIREDTHNGSTWEELIDLAEEYKNLAPWKWIDDDQIVVIQDPVTRENMYCSVLGGADIEYGLSIFIGQEGYHYLMNLFNEQIKDKHDFLRLRGISLYFTDRNELEEFDVDLLKQYGRTYRGKKQWIQFRSFKPGYFPWLLDEEEARLLSVVLRQLIPIVTSAYEDSTLLEPGTVNYFSASIDEETKTETLEESSLLVNELELQQLKHQYKKFNAPVEFGCEYIFFPTQIQPSDRPFYPKLILGLDRRKQIIVYHYLTGDPTEDLASILQQSVVELVKQLNGIPRELWITEETENFIKPVAKKLNINLLVVEQLPLFENAREELERMMAH
- a CDS encoding multicopper oxidase family protein gives rise to the protein MKKKHWLLITIGVLAIIGIVIYILFHIGYLGSSTIKTNNESYAMGKQSLPIPEILEDEDPDPSKAAFTITAQKGMTEFIDGRKTETFGYNGNYLGPAIRVHRGVEVSVKVKNNLSEPTTLHWHGLKVDGEADGGPHNVIEPGDTWNPQFTVNQPAATLWFHPHYSHKTGEQVYRGLAGLFMIEDEVSESLHLPSDYGFDDIPLIIQDRRFDKNGQFDYTMKMRDTMKGMLGDTILVNGAVNPSTEVPKGLVRLRVLNGSNASVYQLHVENNQPFYQIASDGGFLEKPVKITKLELSPGERAEILVDFSTMKSGDTVRLLNNDIAFLNFVVNGTQKEVYSVPRKLTTIDKLNPKEAVKTREFIFQGMGSGVSINGKQMDMDRIDEKINYGSIEVWKINNYTNMQHPFHAHGVQFQIIERKGKRPKANEAGWKDTFIVQQGENVTVIAKFENKGTFMYHCHILEHEDAGMMGQFLVE